In a genomic window of Temperatibacter marinus:
- a CDS encoding sensor histidine kinase, whose amino-acid sequence MARTAVLIAFSVGILLSCLQVYWDYLQEGDELSRSVEEIMLVHSKSSSRVVMILDPELAEEMVEGLVIYPFIREARIIDENNEILASYRDVSTDQELSKNSTTLRIARSFVTDMITFSRDLEVENTFSDKPGRLEVVVDKALGMQPFFSRVMTIFLSGFIRNFLLVGLLYFVFYASLTKPLSQMVGQVSLIDPEQPGERRIPIAENHREDEIGILAQSLNNAFDKSQAMLDNMRATNKALASSEDTLRKRTWELEKEVQNGRKITMELIATKEEAEKANRAKSAFLANVSHELRTPLNAIIGFSSIMSDEMFGPIGNDRYKSYLNDIKDSSEHLGALLGEVLDLAKIEAGQMQMEPEDFAFTDLLNESVSLMSGQAASKSLKLTSKIPNDLPLLHGDRLRIKQSVINILSNAIKFTPESGKVHLEAHIREDGGCSVYVEDTGIGIPSEEHEDIFTPFMRASGALSRSHEGTGLGLAIVASFVNEHEGTIELDSEMGEGTKITINFPAERSISSS is encoded by the coding sequence ATGGCAAGGACAGCAGTTCTCATCGCCTTTTCTGTTGGAATTTTGCTTTCCTGCCTCCAGGTTTATTGGGATTATTTGCAAGAAGGGGATGAGCTCTCTCGTTCTGTAGAAGAGATTATGCTGGTGCACTCTAAATCTTCTTCTCGTGTTGTAATGATTCTTGATCCTGAGTTGGCGGAAGAAATGGTAGAAGGGCTTGTCATTTATCCTTTCATTCGGGAAGCCCGGATTATTGATGAGAATAATGAAATTCTTGCGTCCTATAGAGATGTTTCAACAGACCAAGAACTCAGTAAGAACAGCACAACTCTTAGGATAGCCCGCTCTTTTGTAACGGATATGATCACATTCTCTCGTGACCTTGAAGTTGAAAACACTTTCTCTGATAAGCCAGGCCGATTAGAAGTGGTCGTTGATAAAGCCCTCGGTATGCAGCCCTTTTTCTCCCGCGTGATGACAATTTTTCTGTCAGGGTTTATCCGCAATTTTCTCCTTGTGGGGCTTTTGTATTTTGTCTTTTATGCGTCTCTGACGAAACCTCTCTCGCAGATGGTTGGACAGGTGAGTTTAATTGACCCCGAGCAGCCCGGTGAGCGCCGAATCCCAATTGCAGAAAATCATCGCGAAGATGAAATCGGTATTCTTGCACAATCTCTGAATAATGCTTTTGATAAGTCACAAGCAATGTTGGACAATATGCGAGCAACGAACAAAGCGCTGGCTTCGTCTGAAGATACCCTTCGTAAAAGGACTTGGGAACTCGAAAAAGAAGTGCAGAATGGTCGTAAAATCACCATGGAATTGATAGCAACGAAAGAAGAGGCGGAGAAGGCAAACCGTGCTAAATCAGCTTTCCTTGCTAATGTCTCCCACGAATTAAGAACGCCGTTGAATGCGATTATTGGTTTTTCTAGTATTATGAGTGACGAGATGTTTGGTCCCATTGGAAATGACCGCTATAAATCTTATTTGAATGATATTAAGGACAGCAGTGAACATTTAGGAGCGTTGCTTGGTGAAGTCTTGGATTTGGCGAAAATTGAAGCGGGCCAAATGCAGATGGAACCTGAAGACTTTGCCTTTACAGATTTACTGAATGAAAGCGTTTCTCTGATGAGTGGGCAAGCCGCGTCTAAGAGTTTAAAACTTACCAGTAAGATCCCTAACGACCTCCCTCTGTTGCATGGGGATCGGCTGCGCATTAAGCAGTCCGTCATCAATATCCTTTCCAATGCCATAAAATTTACACCTGAATCAGGAAAAGTCCATTTAGAAGCACATATCCGAGAGGACGGTGGGTGCTCGGTCTATGTTGAGGATACCGGTATTGGCATCCCTTCAGAAGAGCATGAAGACATTTTCACGCCCTTTATGAGAGCCTCAGGCGCTTTAAGTCGTTCCCACGAAGGAACAGGACTGGGCCTTGCGATTGTTGCTTCCTTTGTGAATGAACATGAAGGCACCATTGAACTGGACAGTGAAATGGGTGAAGGGACAAAAATTACAATTAATTTCCCAGCAGAGCGTTCTATCTCAAGTTCTTAG
- a CDS encoding VOC family protein, which produces MKYLHTMVRVSDLDESLDFYCKKLGLTEVNRKEVPAGRFTLVFLAAEGDESSQVELTYNWDPEVYDEGRNFGHLAYHVENIYETCQRLMDAGVTINRPPRDGHMAFVRSPDNISIELLQQGERLPPKEPWASMGNVGKW; this is translated from the coding sequence ATGAAATATTTACACACAATGGTTCGTGTCTCAGACTTAGATGAGTCTCTAGATTTTTATTGTAAAAAACTCGGCCTCACAGAGGTGAATCGTAAAGAGGTGCCGGCCGGTCGTTTTACCCTTGTATTTTTAGCTGCTGAAGGCGACGAATCTTCTCAGGTTGAACTTACATACAACTGGGATCCCGAAGTCTATGATGAAGGTCGAAACTTTGGGCATTTAGCCTATCATGTTGAAAATATTTATGAGACATGTCAGCGCCTGATGGATGCGGGTGTCACAATTAACCGTCCACCCCGCGATGGTCATATGGCATTTGTTAGGTCCCCTGATAATATTTCCATAGAGTTATTACAGCAAGGGGAAAGGCTGCCTCCCAAAGAACCTTGGGCATCTATGGGGAATGTTGGAAAGTGGTAA
- a CDS encoding GAF domain-containing protein has protein sequence MKLEDTRKEQIYTEVEGQILAVLDGEENRIAQMATISCLLSQAFPETYFWTGFYIVDPLKEDELIVGPYQGTLGCLRIAFGRGVCGLAAQEKETQIVDDVHAHPNHIACDSRSQSEIVVPVLDQKGKLLAVFDVDSTDLGSFNNVDQVALERLMKQIFT, from the coding sequence ATGAAATTAGAAGATACACGAAAAGAACAGATTTACACTGAGGTTGAAGGCCAAATCCTTGCAGTTCTTGACGGTGAGGAAAATAGAATAGCCCAAATGGCCACTATTAGCTGTCTACTTTCTCAGGCCTTTCCTGAAACATATTTTTGGACCGGATTTTACATTGTCGACCCGCTGAAAGAGGATGAATTAATTGTCGGCCCCTATCAGGGTACCCTAGGCTGTCTTAGAATTGCATTTGGCCGGGGAGTTTGTGGTCTTGCAGCGCAGGAAAAGGAAACGCAAATTGTAGATGACGTTCATGCGCATCCAAATCATATTGCGTGTGATAGTCGGAGTCAGTCTGAAATAGTCGTGCCTGTTCTTGATCAAAAGGGCAAATTATTGGCTGTATTTGATGTGGATTCTACAGATTTAGGGTCCTTTAATAACGTTGATCAGGTCGCCTTAGAGCGATTGATGAAGCAAATCTTCACATAG
- a CDS encoding GNAT family N-acetyltransferase — protein MFFRPVEKKDLTIVLALIKELATHERRPDAVVASVQDLESILFSPHPIGYGLVAERDGHIVGYALLAIKFSSFRGKPVLYIEDVYIQQKARGKGAGFSFMQEISRFAQHKNCIAMEWSALDFNEIAITFYEKMGAELETGRVHFDGDSEFIKRISDA, from the coding sequence ATGTTTTTTAGACCTGTTGAAAAGAAAGATCTCACGATTGTTTTAGCTCTTATCAAAGAATTAGCAACGCATGAAAGGCGGCCTGATGCTGTTGTTGCATCGGTTCAAGATTTAGAGAGTATCCTTTTTTCACCTCACCCAATCGGTTATGGATTGGTTGCTGAACGAGATGGTCACATAGTAGGCTACGCCTTGCTTGCGATAAAATTTTCAAGTTTCAGAGGGAAGCCTGTACTCTATATCGAAGATGTGTATATTCAACAAAAGGCAAGAGGGAAGGGTGCAGGGTTTTCCTTCATGCAGGAGATATCTAGATTTGCTCAGCATAAAAACTGTATCGCCATGGAATGGTCAGCCCTTGATTTCAACGAAATTGCCATTACTTTCTACGAGAAAATGGGTGCTGAACTTGAAACAGGTCGAGTACACTTTGATGGTGATAGTGAATTTATAAAAAGAATAAGTGACGCTTAA